One Sphingomonas sabuli genomic region harbors:
- a CDS encoding 2-oxoacid:acceptor oxidoreductase subunit alpha, producing the protein MATASHRVTEAESNAHPPREAVVVRFAGDSGDGMQLTGGQFTLSTALAGNDLATFPDFPAEIRAPQGTTFGVSAFQINFGSTAIETAGDQPDVLIAMNPAALKVNASQLREGGLIIADEGEFNARNLSKAGYDSNPLDDDSLARWQVLSFNISQLTLDAVKPFGLGNKEALRCKNMWTLGLALWMFDRDRQPIVDWLNTKFAKAPELAEANIAALNAGHAYGETVEIGAPSVSPQHIAAAPVEPGLYRTVTGAESLSLGLVAGCQLAGVKMFFGSYPITPASPLLHHLARLKEYGITTFQAEDEIAAICAAIGASYAGSLGITSSSGPGIALKTEALGLAIMTELPLVVVNSQRGGPSTGLPTKTEQSDLYQAVYGRNADAPLPVIAARSPADAFDCAIEACRIATHFMTPVMLLTDGYIANAAEPWRVPDMTTYEPFPVKFHDEAPPEGQRVMPYDRECDGARPWIRPGTPGLEHRIGGIEKAPSTGDIDYSPEAHQDMTDARHTKVLEVSHTIPDQEVCLGEDSGKLAVVGWGSTFGPIHQAVRRARSRGMDVSHIHIRHIWPLPRNLGPLLKGFEKILIPEMNMGQLKTLLRDQYLVDAQSLSKVAGQPFRIAEIEAEIEAMVG; encoded by the coding sequence GCGTCACCGAAGCCGAGTCCAACGCCCATCCGCCCAGGGAAGCGGTCGTCGTCCGCTTTGCCGGGGACAGCGGCGATGGCATGCAGTTGACCGGCGGGCAGTTCACCCTGTCCACCGCGCTGGCCGGCAACGACCTTGCCACATTCCCCGATTTTCCGGCGGAAATCCGCGCGCCGCAGGGCACGACCTTCGGCGTTTCCGCCTTCCAGATCAATTTCGGGTCGACCGCGATCGAAACTGCCGGCGACCAGCCCGACGTGCTGATCGCGATGAACCCGGCGGCGCTGAAGGTGAATGCCAGCCAGCTTCGCGAAGGCGGGTTGATCATCGCCGACGAGGGCGAATTCAACGCCCGCAATCTCAGCAAGGCCGGTTACGACAGCAACCCGCTGGACGACGACAGCCTGGCTAGGTGGCAGGTGCTCAGCTTCAACATCTCGCAGCTGACGCTCGACGCGGTGAAGCCGTTCGGGCTGGGCAACAAGGAAGCGCTGCGCTGCAAGAACATGTGGACGCTGGGCCTGGCGCTGTGGATGTTCGACCGCGATCGCCAGCCAATCGTCGATTGGCTCAACACGAAGTTCGCCAAGGCGCCGGAACTGGCGGAAGCCAATATCGCCGCGCTCAATGCCGGCCATGCCTATGGCGAAACGGTCGAGATCGGGGCGCCCTCTGTCTCGCCGCAACATATCGCCGCTGCGCCGGTCGAACCGGGTCTTTACCGCACCGTCACCGGCGCGGAATCGCTGTCGCTCGGACTGGTCGCCGGATGCCAGCTGGCGGGCGTGAAGATGTTCTTCGGCTCCTATCCGATCACGCCGGCGAGCCCGTTGCTGCACCACCTCGCGCGGCTCAAGGAATATGGGATCACCACGTTCCAGGCGGAGGACGAGATTGCGGCCATTTGCGCGGCGATCGGCGCGAGTTACGCCGGGTCGCTGGGCATCACGTCCTCGTCCGGGCCGGGCATCGCGCTGAAGACCGAGGCGCTGGGACTGGCGATCATGACCGAACTGCCGCTGGTGGTGGTCAATTCGCAGCGCGGCGGCCCGTCGACCGGGCTGCCGACCAAGACCGAACAATCCGACCTTTACCAGGCTGTGTACGGCCGCAATGCCGACGCGCCGTTGCCGGTTATTGCGGCGCGGTCTCCCGCGGACGCATTCGATTGCGCGATCGAGGCGTGCCGCATCGCGACTCACTTCATGACGCCGGTTATGCTGCTGACCGACGGCTATATCGCCAATGCCGCGGAACCGTGGCGCGTGCCGGACATGACCACGTACGAGCCTTTCCCGGTCAAATTCCACGACGAAGCGCCGCCCGAAGGCCAGCGCGTGATGCCTTACGACCGCGAATGCGACGGCGCACGGCCGTGGATCCGTCCGGGCACGCCGGGTCTCGAACACCGCATCGGCGGGATCGAGAAGGCGCCGAGCACCGGCGACATCGACTATAGTCCCGAAGCGCACCAGGACATGACCGACGCGCGCCACACCAAGGTGCTGGAAGTGTCGCACACGATTCCGGATCAGGAGGTGTGCCTGGGCGAGGACAGCGGCAAGCTGGCCGTGGTCGGCTGGGGGTCGACCTTCGGTCCCATCCATCAGGCCGTGCGCCGCGCCCGGTCGCGCGGGATGGACGTCAGCCATATCCACATCCGCCACATCTGGCCGCTGCCGCGCAACCTCGGGCCGCTGCTCAA